TAGAAAATATTTATCAAAAAACAGCGACATAAAAAGCGGCCCATGATTATTTATCATGGGCCGCTTTTTATGAACTACGCTAAATCTAAAACAGATTAGCGCTTGTCGTTGCGGTCACGGCTATTACGGGTGCCGCGACTGGCAGGGCTACCACTAGTTTTTGGTTTGGTGCTACTATTGGCGCTACTACTAGTACTGTTGCGATTATCGCTACGAGTGTCAGTACGACGGGCTTTAAGCGGCTTATTTCTGATACGCTCTTGCTTTTCTTTGGCAGCACCATGCAGACCAGTACCATAACGCGGGCGTAAGCTCACTAGGTCTGTTAAAATATTAATATCTTTTCTATCCAGCTCTAAGAAGCGCCCAGTCCGTAGCTCTTTTGGTAACGCAATATTACCATAGCTCGTACGTAATAGACGGCTGACTTTAAGGCCTTGTGACTCAAATAAACGACGAACTTCACGGTTACGACCTTCTTTAAGCTTGACATGATGCCACTTATTGACGCCTTCACCGCCGCCTTCTTTGATGTCTTCAAATTTGGCCATGCCATCTTCTAACATGACACCCGTTGTCATCGCCCGTGCCATATCTGGGGTAACATCGCCCAATACACGTACTGCATATTCGCGAGTTACTTCGCTAGACGGATGCATCAAACGATGCGCCATTTCACCATCATTGGTAAATAATAATAGACCTGTGGAATTAATATCCAAACGCCCAACCATCACCCAGCGATCGTGAGTCAGTTTTGGCAGACGCTCAAACACGGTAGGGCGACCTTCTGGGTCATTGGCTGAGCACACTTCGCCTTCAGGCTTGTAATAGGCTAATACACGGCGACGCTTTTCATTTTCAGCAGTATATTTAATCTGACGACCATCAACCCGAATCTCATCACCTTGCTCAACGCGGTCACCGATGGTAGCTGGACCATTATTGACGGTTACGCGACCTGCTTTAATGACTTCTTCCATCTGACGACGTGAACCAAGTCCCATACGGGCAAGTGCTTTCTGTAATTTTTCATCTTTCATAACGATTTCCTAGAATCGGTGGGTTTACATTTCTCAATGTATAAATTTGGACTGAGTATTATACGCTATTTATAAGCGTAATAGGGATTATGTTTCAATGGGTTTCGATTTTATATCTGAATAAGAACAGTTATTTCCATATCATTTGTCGATCCAAAGCGCTTGCTCAA
This window of the Psychrobacter arcticus 273-4 genome carries:
- the rluB gene encoding 23S rRNA pseudouridine(2605) synthase RluB yields the protein MKDEKLQKALARMGLGSRRQMEEVIKAGRVTVNNGPATIGDRVEQGDEIRVDGRQIKYTAENEKRRRVLAYYKPEGEVCSANDPEGRPTVFERLPKLTHDRWVMVGRLDINSTGLLLFTNDGEMAHRLMHPSSEVTREYAVRVLGDVTPDMARAMTTGVMLEDGMAKFEDIKEGGGEGVNKWHHVKLKEGRNREVRRLFESQGLKVSRLLRTSYGNIALPKELRTGRFLELDRKDINILTDLVSLRPRYGTGLHGAAKEKQERIRNKPLKARRTDTRSDNRNSTSSSANSSTKPKTSGSPASRGTRNSRDRNDKR